Proteins encoded together in one Pantoea sp. CCBC3-3-1 window:
- a CDS encoding YbfB/YjiJ family MFS transporter: protein MALRIALSAFLSLVVAMGIGRFAFTPQVPLMIGEHQLTLTSAAVVAAFNYLGYLCGSYDAMRASRQVEGRLKIGIWGAVALTLLSALATGPWLHAIIRFFIGWASGWVMVLVAAWSNELLHKQGRIGLASAVFAGPGMGIFISGTLAVVLHSLNVSAAWAWGAYGLLALILITLIARDLPRKGQLHRPETAPEPLVLTTGLKKLVWSYSLAGFGYILPATFLSQMAAARFPGSAFAQFVWPIFGGAAVIGIGLGILTRRYGTANRRLAIALWLQALGVFCIDAVPGISGLALGALLMGGGFLCVVQFALQYAREQAPLHMRYLAGLLTTGYATGQLVGPLLSALSTALTHRLEPALYVAGVSLLIAGALVWQRASVAE from the coding sequence ATGGCTTTACGTATTGCGCTGAGCGCCTTTCTGTCGCTGGTGGTAGCAATGGGCATCGGGCGCTTTGCTTTTACGCCTCAGGTGCCGCTGATGATTGGTGAGCATCAATTAACCCTCACCAGCGCAGCCGTGGTGGCCGCGTTTAACTATCTCGGCTATCTTTGCGGATCTTATGATGCGATGCGCGCTTCCCGGCAGGTTGAGGGGCGATTGAAAATCGGGATCTGGGGTGCGGTTGCGCTGACGCTGCTGTCTGCGCTGGCAACAGGCCCATGGTTGCACGCCATTATCCGTTTCTTCATCGGCTGGGCCAGCGGTTGGGTGATGGTACTGGTTGCCGCCTGGAGTAACGAACTGCTCCATAAGCAAGGGCGCATCGGACTTGCATCAGCCGTATTTGCCGGACCAGGAATGGGGATTTTTATCAGTGGCACGTTGGCCGTGGTGCTACACAGCCTGAACGTCAGTGCCGCCTGGGCATGGGGGGCGTATGGCCTGCTGGCGTTGATTCTGATTACCTTAATCGCCCGTGATTTGCCGCGCAAAGGGCAGCTGCATCGACCGGAAACGGCGCCTGAGCCGCTGGTGTTAACCACCGGCCTGAAAAAGCTGGTCTGGAGCTACAGCCTCGCTGGATTTGGCTACATCCTTCCCGCCACTTTCCTGTCACAGATGGCTGCCGCGCGTTTTCCCGGCAGCGCCTTTGCTCAGTTTGTCTGGCCGATTTTTGGTGGGGCAGCGGTAATCGGTATCGGCCTCGGGATTCTGACCCGGCGCTATGGTACGGCAAACCGGCGGCTGGCAATTGCGCTCTGGTTGCAGGCGCTGGGGGTCTTCTGTATTGACGCTGTTCCGGGGATTAGCGGGCTGGCGCTGGGGGCCTTGCTAATGGGCGGCGGGTTCCTCTGCGTTGTGCAGTTTGCTTTGCAATATGCTCGCGAGCAGGCACCGCTCCATATGCGTTATCTCGCCGGTCTGTTAACCACGGGTTATGCTACAGGCCAGCTGGTCGGGCCGTTACTGTCTGCCTTATCAACAGCGTTAACGCACAGGCTGGAACCGGCATTATACGTGGCGGGCGTGAGTTTACTGATAGCAGGTGCGCTGGTCTGGCAGCGAGCGTCAGTCGCTGAATGA
- a CDS encoding LysR family transcriptional regulator yields the protein MDLTQLKMFCSVAETGSLARAAETLHRVPSNLTTRLRQLEQELGADLFIREKQRLRLSPVGHNFLGYAQRILALSEEALSMTHSGEPGGNFTIGSMESAAATRLPSLLAAYHQRYPAVSLSLRTGTTGEILEQVRTGTLAAALADGPIISDDLHSCVAFAERMVLISGQAHSPIRHPRDAAGDTLFAFRPSCSYRLRFENWFRDAGVQPGAFMDIHSYHTLLACVASGSGLAFLPESVLDLLSGNDKVQRHSLPDKVQQAATYLIWRRDSFTPNIKALKSLIAEQNDDIAEVDETRP from the coding sequence ATGGATCTGACACAGCTAAAAATGTTCTGCTCCGTCGCTGAGACAGGCTCGCTGGCACGCGCGGCGGAGACTCTGCATCGGGTGCCGTCCAATCTCACCACCCGACTGCGTCAACTGGAACAGGAACTGGGGGCCGATCTGTTTATTCGGGAAAAACAGCGTTTGCGTCTTTCGCCCGTCGGCCATAACTTTCTTGGCTATGCCCAACGCATCCTGGCGCTAAGTGAAGAAGCGCTGAGTATGACGCACAGTGGCGAACCAGGCGGAAATTTTACGATCGGCTCAATGGAAAGTGCGGCAGCAACGCGTCTCCCTTCCCTGCTCGCAGCCTATCACCAGCGTTATCCCGCGGTGTCGCTCTCATTACGTACCGGCACCACCGGTGAAATTCTTGAGCAGGTACGAACAGGCACGCTGGCAGCTGCGCTGGCTGACGGCCCCATTATTTCCGACGATCTTCACAGCTGCGTGGCTTTCGCTGAGCGTATGGTGTTGATCTCAGGTCAGGCCCATTCGCCCATTCGCCATCCCCGTGATGCCGCCGGTGATACGCTTTTCGCCTTCAGGCCGAGCTGTTCTTATCGTCTGCGGTTTGAAAATTGGTTTCGCGATGCAGGTGTCCAGCCCGGTGCCTTTATGGATATTCACTCCTATCACACCCTGCTCGCCTGCGTAGCGAGCGGCAGCGGCCTGGCTTTTCTGCCTGAATCGGTACTCGATCTGCTATCGGGGAATGATAAAGTTCAGCGTCACTCGTTGCCTGATAAAGTCCAGCAAGCGGCGACTTATCTGATTTGGCGGCGTGACAGCTTTACGCCCAATATCAAGGCGCTGAAATCGCTAATCGCTGAACAAAATGACGATATCGCTGAAGTTGATGAAACTCGTCCATAA
- a CDS encoding S-(hydroxymethyl)glutathione dehydrogenase/class III alcohol dehydrogenase — translation MQMIKTRAAVAWAAGEPLSIEEVDLMPPQKGEVLVRIVATGVCHTDAYTLSGKDPEGVFPAILGHEGGGIVEAVGEGVTSVEVGDHVIPLYTPECGKCKFCLSGKTNLCQAIRATQGKGLMPDGTTRFFKDGKPIFHYMGTSTFSEYTVIPEISLAKISKEAPLEEVCLLGCGVTTGMGAVMNTAKVKEGDTVAIFGLGGIGLSAIIGAKMAKAGRIIGIDLNTSKFDLATKLGATDLINPKDFDKPIQDVIVEMTDGGVDFSFECIGNVNVMRSALECCHKGWGESVIIGVAGAGEEIATRPFQLVTGRVWRGSAFGGVKGRSQLPGIVQRYLDGEFQLNDFITHNMPLEEINDAFDLMHEGKSIRSVVHFTK, via the coding sequence ATGCAGATGATAAAAACTCGTGCCGCGGTTGCCTGGGCTGCTGGTGAGCCACTTTCCATTGAAGAGGTGGATTTAATGCCGCCACAGAAAGGTGAAGTGCTGGTACGCATTGTGGCAACCGGCGTCTGCCACACCGATGCCTATACGCTTTCTGGCAAAGATCCGGAAGGTGTTTTCCCGGCAATCCTTGGGCATGAAGGCGGTGGGATTGTAGAAGCGGTAGGCGAAGGCGTTACCAGCGTTGAGGTGGGCGATCATGTCATTCCGTTGTACACGCCAGAGTGCGGTAAATGTAAATTTTGTCTGTCAGGGAAAACCAATCTTTGTCAGGCAATCCGCGCCACGCAGGGCAAAGGACTGATGCCGGACGGCACCACCCGCTTCTTTAAAGACGGCAAGCCGATTTTCCACTATATGGGCACCTCGACCTTCTCCGAATATACCGTTATTCCTGAAATCTCTCTGGCGAAAATCAGCAAAGAAGCGCCGCTGGAAGAGGTCTGCCTGCTGGGCTGCGGCGTCACCACCGGTATGGGTGCGGTGATGAATACTGCTAAGGTCAAAGAAGGCGATACCGTGGCGATCTTCGGCCTTGGCGGCATTGGTCTGTCGGCGATTATCGGGGCGAAAATGGCGAAAGCGGGTCGCATTATTGGTATCGACCTCAACACCAGTAAGTTTGACCTGGCGACTAAACTGGGCGCAACCGATCTGATTAACCCAAAAGATTTCGACAAGCCGATTCAGGATGTGATTGTTGAAATGACCGATGGCGGCGTGGATTTCTCGTTCGAATGCATTGGCAACGTCAATGTGATGCGTTCCGCGCTGGAGTGCTGTCATAAAGGCTGGGGCGAATCCGTGATTATCGGCGTTGCTGGCGCAGGTGAAGAAATCGCCACGCGGCCTTTTCAGTTAGTCACCGGCCGCGTCTGGCGCGGCTCCGCTTTTGGCGGCGTGAAAGGCCGTTCCCAGCTGCCCGGCATCGTACAGCGCTATCTTGACGGCGAGTTCCAGCTTAACGATTTCATCACCCATAATATGCCGCTGGAAGAAATCAATGACGCCTTCGATTTGATGCATGAAGGAAAATCGATCCGTTCCGTCGTGCATTTTACTAAATAA
- the fghA gene encoding S-formylglutathione hydrolase — MTSPLELLEEHRMFGGWQQRYRHLSTTLNCTMTFSIFLPGPKGETAPPVLWFLAGLTCTDENFSTKSGAQRIAAELGVVLVMPDTSPRGEVVPNDEGYDLGQGAGFYLNATRAPWDAHFRMYDYLNEELPALIASSFHVSDRQAIMGHSMGGHGAIMLALRNPQRFVSASAFAPIVNPVEVPWGRKAFTAYLGGNSENWREYDSCWQMRQASTAVPMLIDQGDSDQFLADQLHPERLEAIAHEKGFPLTLRIQPGYDHSYFFIASFVEDHLRFHAQHLLAE, encoded by the coding sequence ATGACCTCCCCTCTGGAGTTACTGGAAGAACATCGCATGTTCGGCGGCTGGCAGCAACGCTATCGCCATCTGTCGACAACGTTAAACTGTACAATGACCTTCAGCATTTTCCTGCCAGGCCCAAAAGGCGAAACAGCCCCGCCGGTGCTCTGGTTTCTGGCCGGGCTGACCTGTACCGACGAAAACTTTTCGACCAAGTCCGGCGCGCAACGAATCGCGGCAGAGCTTGGGGTGGTGCTGGTGATGCCGGATACCAGCCCTCGCGGTGAAGTGGTGCCTAATGATGAAGGGTACGACCTCGGTCAGGGCGCGGGCTTTTACCTGAACGCCACCAGGGCACCCTGGGATGCGCATTTCCGCATGTACGATTATCTTAATGAGGAGCTGCCTGCGCTGATTGCCAGTAGTTTCCACGTTAGCGATCGGCAGGCGATTATGGGGCATTCAATGGGTGGGCACGGCGCCATTATGCTGGCGCTGCGTAACCCACAGCGGTTTGTCTCCGCGTCGGCTTTCGCGCCGATCGTCAATCCTGTTGAGGTTCCCTGGGGACGGAAAGCCTTTACCGCCTATTTGGGCGGGAACAGTGAGAACTGGCGTGAATATGACAGCTGCTGGCAGATGCGTCAGGCGTCAACGGCGGTACCGATGCTGATCGATCAGGGCGACAGCGATCAGTTTCTGGCCGATCAGCTGCATCCTGAACGTCTGGAAGCGATTGCCCATGAGAAGGGTTTCCCGCTTACCCTGCGTATCCAGCCGGGCTACGATCACAGCTACTTCTTTATCGCCAGCTTTGTGGAAGATCATCTGCGCTTTCACGCTCAGCATTTGCTGGCTGAATAA
- a CDS encoding ABC transporter ATP-binding protein, with amino-acid sequence MMDGLKISGFHAGYPKRQIISNLNVPLLPRGKITVLLGPNGCGKSTLLRSLAGLNRAQGELWLNGNELMALPFAKRAEKVVYLPQSLPAGVHLHVLESIIVAQRASGGRNSAASEAEVMSLLDRLGIAHLALSYLDQLSGGQKQLVGLAQSLIRRPELLLLDEPLSALDLNYQFHVMDLVRRETHKRNIITVVVVHDINIALRHGEHVLMLQNGELIADGLPEEVITPASLAKVYGVKGRIERCSQGTPQVLIDGLVTQPVF; translated from the coding sequence CTGATGGATGGATTGAAAATCAGCGGCTTTCATGCCGGCTATCCAAAACGTCAAATTATCAGCAACCTGAACGTGCCTTTGCTGCCCCGCGGGAAAATTACCGTTCTCCTTGGGCCAAACGGCTGCGGTAAATCCACGCTGCTGCGTTCGCTGGCGGGACTGAATCGCGCTCAGGGCGAGCTGTGGCTAAATGGTAATGAGCTGATGGCGCTGCCATTTGCAAAGCGCGCCGAAAAAGTGGTTTATCTGCCGCAGTCGCTGCCTGCGGGTGTACATCTGCACGTGCTGGAGTCGATCATTGTTGCCCAGCGCGCTTCCGGTGGACGTAACAGCGCGGCCAGTGAAGCTGAAGTAATGTCGCTGCTGGATCGCTTAGGTATTGCGCATCTGGCGCTGAGCTACCTGGATCAGCTTTCTGGCGGCCAGAAACAGCTGGTGGGACTCGCCCAATCGCTGATCCGCCGTCCGGAACTGCTGCTGCTGGATGAGCCGTTAAGCGCGCTGGATCTGAACTATCAGTTTCACGTTATGGACCTGGTGCGCAGAGAAACCCATAAGCGCAATATCATCACCGTGGTCGTGGTACACGATATCAATATCGCTTTGCGTCACGGTGAGCATGTTCTGATGCTGCAAAATGGCGAATTGATTGCTGATGGTTTGCCGGAAGAGGTTATTACCCCAGCAAGTCTGGCGAAGGTTTATGGCGTAAAAGGGCGTATTGAGCGCTGCTCGCAGGGCACGCCACAGGTTTTGATTGACGGCTTGGTGACGCAGCCTGTTTTTTGA
- a CDS encoding iron ABC transporter permease: MSVTHNPEQYADKPQSVMGRYHQVLRHRLVFMGILVVAILASLLLDFTLGPSGLKLDTLWQTLLSPDSVDAGTRVIVWDIRLPYALMAVVVGLALGLAGAEMQTILNNPLASPFTLGVSSAAAFGAALAIVLGIGIPGIPDQWFISANAFIFALLAALMLDGVTRWTQVATSGVVLFGIALVFTFNALVSMMQFIASEDTLQGLVFWTMGSLARASWEKLGVLTLALVILVPFSMMSSWKLTALRLGEDRAISFGIDVRRLRLGTLLRISILSALAVAFVGPIGFIGLVAPHIARLIFGEDHRFYLPASALTGALVLSMASVVSKNLVPGVIIPVGIVTSLVGVPFFLSIILRHRGTV; the protein is encoded by the coding sequence ATGAGTGTGACCCACAACCCCGAACAGTACGCCGATAAACCGCAAAGCGTGATGGGCCGTTATCATCAGGTATTGCGTCATCGCCTGGTTTTTATGGGGATACTGGTTGTCGCTATCCTTGCTTCGCTGCTGCTGGATTTCACGCTGGGTCCTTCGGGTCTGAAGCTGGATACGCTGTGGCAAACTTTGCTGTCGCCGGATAGCGTCGATGCGGGTACGCGGGTGATTGTATGGGATATTCGCCTGCCTTATGCGCTGATGGCGGTGGTCGTTGGCCTGGCGCTGGGCCTGGCGGGTGCCGAGATGCAGACAATCCTGAATAATCCGCTGGCCAGCCCGTTCACGCTGGGGGTTTCCTCGGCGGCCGCTTTTGGTGCCGCGCTGGCTATCGTGCTGGGCATTGGCATCCCGGGTATCCCCGATCAATGGTTTATCTCCGCCAACGCCTTTATCTTTGCGCTGCTGGCCGCGCTGATGCTGGACGGCGTGACGCGCTGGACGCAGGTCGCGACTTCAGGCGTGGTGCTGTTTGGTATTGCGCTGGTGTTCACCTTTAACGCGCTGGTTTCGATGATGCAGTTCATCGCCAGTGAGGACACCTTACAGGGGTTGGTTTTCTGGACCATGGGCAGCCTGGCCCGTGCGTCATGGGAAAAGCTGGGCGTGCTGACGCTGGCGCTGGTGATACTGGTGCCGTTCTCAATGATGAGTTCCTGGAAGCTGACCGCGCTGCGGTTGGGCGAAGACCGCGCCATCAGCTTTGGCATTGACGTACGTCGACTTCGTCTGGGCACGCTGCTGCGCATCAGTATTCTTTCTGCGCTGGCGGTGGCTTTTGTCGGGCCAATTGGCTTTATTGGTCTGGTCGCGCCGCATATTGCCCGCCTGATCTTCGGTGAAGATCATCGCTTCTATCTGCCCGCCAGCGCACTGACCGGCGCGCTGGTGCTGTCCATGGCTTCAGTGGTTTCAAAAAATCTGGTGCCGGGCGTCATTATTCCGGTAGGCATTGTCACTTCGCTGGTGGGCGTGCCGTTCTTCCTGAGCATTATTCTGCGTCACCGGGGGACCGTCTGA
- a CDS encoding amino acid permease: protein MDQDTKTTQQPALRRELKARHLTMIAIGGSIGTGLFVASGATISQAGPGGALLSYALIGLMVYFLMTSLGELAAFMPVSGSFSTYGSNYVEEGFGFALGWNYWYNWAVTIAVDLVASQLVMNYWFPDTPGWIWSALFMCVIVLLNFISVKGFGEAEYWFSLIKVVTVVIFIVVGVLMILGILHGGEHVAGWQNWQIGDAPFAGGFSAMIGVAMIVGFSFQGTELIGVAAGESEDPAKNIPRSVRQVFWRILLFYVLAILVISLIIPYTDPSLLRNDVKDISVSPFTLVFKHAGLLSAAAVMNAVILTAVLSAGNSGMYASTRMLFTLAREGKAPRIFGKLSKGGVPRNALYATTVVAALCFLTSMFSNQTVYLWLLNTSGMTGFIAWLGIAISHYRFRRGYVANGLDLANLPYRSGFFPLGPIFAFVLCLVITLGQNYQAFLADRIDWYGVAATYIGIPLFLIIWFGYKLKKKTRFVKYSEMKFPEFK, encoded by the coding sequence ATGGATCAGGACACAAAAACAACACAACAACCTGCTTTAAGGCGTGAGTTAAAGGCACGTCATCTGACGATGATCGCCATTGGCGGTTCTATTGGCACGGGTTTATTTGTTGCCTCAGGCGCAACAATTTCGCAGGCGGGCCCGGGCGGCGCGCTTCTCTCCTACGCATTGATTGGTCTGATGGTTTATTTCCTGATGACCAGCCTTGGCGAACTGGCTGCCTTTATGCCGGTCTCGGGTTCGTTCTCCACCTACGGCTCTAACTATGTTGAGGAAGGCTTCGGCTTCGCGCTGGGCTGGAACTACTGGTACAACTGGGCGGTAACCATCGCGGTTGACCTGGTCGCGTCTCAGCTGGTGATGAACTATTGGTTCCCGGACACGCCAGGCTGGATCTGGAGCGCCTTGTTTATGTGCGTGATCGTCCTGCTTAACTTCATTTCAGTGAAAGGGTTTGGCGAGGCGGAATACTGGTTCTCATTAATTAAAGTTGTCACCGTTGTCATCTTTATTGTCGTTGGCGTGCTGATGATCCTGGGCATTCTGCACGGCGGTGAGCACGTTGCAGGCTGGCAGAACTGGCAGATTGGCGATGCGCCTTTTGCCGGTGGCTTTTCGGCAATGATCGGCGTGGCAATGATAGTCGGCTTCTCTTTCCAGGGAACCGAGCTGATTGGCGTGGCGGCAGGCGAGTCGGAAGATCCGGCAAAAAATATTCCGCGTTCCGTACGTCAGGTCTTCTGGCGGATCCTGCTGTTCTACGTGCTGGCGATTCTGGTGATCAGTTTAATTATTCCTTATACCGATCCGAGCCTGTTGCGTAACGATGTTAAAGATATCAGCGTCAGTCCGTTTACGCTGGTCTTCAAACATGCTGGCCTGCTCTCTGCGGCAGCGGTGATGAATGCCGTGATCCTGACTGCGGTACTTTCAGCCGGAAACTCGGGCATGTATGCCTCTACTCGTATGCTGTTTACGCTGGCGCGTGAAGGCAAAGCGCCGCGTATATTCGGTAAGCTTTCAAAAGGGGGCGTGCCTCGTAATGCACTTTACGCCACGACGGTTGTGGCTGCACTCTGCTTCCTGACCTCTATGTTCAGTAATCAAACGGTTTATCTGTGGTTGCTGAACACGTCAGGGATGACCGGCTTCATCGCCTGGCTGGGCATCGCGATCAGCCATTATCGCTTCCGTCGTGGTTACGTGGCGAATGGACTCGATCTGGCCAATCTGCCTTACCGCTCCGGCTTCTTCCCGCTGGGACCGATTTTTGCCTTTGTCCTGTGCCTGGTCATCACGCTGGGGCAAAACTATCAGGCCTTCCTCGCAGACCGCATCGACTGGTATGGCGTGGCGGCGACCTATATTGGTATTCCGCTGTTCCTGATTATCTGGTTTGGCTACAAGCTGAAAAAGAAAACCCGTTTCGTGAAGTACAGCGAAATGAAGTTCCCTGAATTTAAGTAA
- the yieE gene encoding DNA-binding transcriptional regulator YeiE, producing MHITLRQLEVFAEVLKSGSTTQASQGLSLSQSAVSAALADLEGQLGVQLFDRVGKRLVVNEHGRLLYPRTVALLEQATEIEQLFREDNGALRVFASSTIGNYLLPGMLAGWRRDYPDLPLELSVGNSLDVINAVADFRVDIGLIEGPCHVSDIVSEPWLEDELVVFAAADADIFQQPITLESLAAAPWILREHGSGTREIVDYLLLSHLPQFRLALELGNSEAIKHAVRHGMGISCLSRRVIDEQLAAGTLKEVPVPLPKLKRTLHRIHHRQKHLSKALLRFLSYCTE from the coding sequence ATGCATATTACATTAAGGCAGCTTGAGGTCTTTGCTGAAGTTCTGAAAAGCGGCTCCACCACGCAGGCCTCACAGGGGTTGTCGCTTTCTCAGTCAGCGGTCAGCGCAGCGCTGGCCGATCTGGAAGGCCAGCTCGGCGTGCAGCTTTTTGATCGGGTAGGTAAGCGGCTGGTGGTCAATGAACATGGCCGTTTGCTCTATCCGCGTACCGTTGCTCTGCTGGAACAGGCAACGGAAATCGAGCAGCTGTTTCGGGAAGATAACGGCGCGCTGAGAGTGTTTGCCAGCAGCACTATCGGTAACTATCTGCTGCCGGGCATGCTGGCAGGCTGGCGCAGGGATTACCCTGACTTGCCGCTCGAACTGAGCGTGGGCAACAGCCTGGATGTGATCAATGCCGTGGCGGATTTCCGTGTGGATATAGGCTTGATCGAAGGGCCTTGCCATGTGTCTGATATCGTTAGCGAACCCTGGCTGGAAGACGAACTGGTGGTATTTGCTGCGGCAGATGCCGATATTTTTCAGCAGCCGATCACGCTGGAAAGCCTTGCCGCCGCGCCGTGGATTTTACGCGAGCACGGTTCAGGCACGCGTGAAATCGTTGATTATTTGCTGCTGTCGCATTTGCCCCAGTTCAGGCTGGCATTGGAATTGGGCAATTCTGAAGCGATTAAACATGCAGTACGCCACGGGATGGGGATTAGCTGCCTGTCACGCCGGGTTATCGATGAGCAGCTGGCGGCAGGCACGCTGAAAGAGGTGCCGGTTCCTCTGCCAAAGCTGAAGCGCACGCTGCATCGTATTCATCACCGGCAAAAGCATCTGTCCAAGGCGCTGCTGCGTTTTCTGAGCTATTGCACTGAATAA
- a CDS encoding YkvA family protein, which translates to MFRLIRRWARVMKKDGLMLWFACRDPRTPVWIKALAAGLVCYAFSPIDLIPDVIPVVGLLDDAVIVPSGIMLLLRLLPQQVRLASQQKATQQSTNRKKITRWTGLILLIWAGIMVFLIGHYSA; encoded by the coding sequence ATGTTCAGACTGATAAGGCGCTGGGCGCGCGTGATGAAGAAAGACGGGCTGATGCTGTGGTTTGCCTGTCGCGATCCGCGTACGCCCGTCTGGATAAAAGCGCTGGCCGCAGGTCTGGTATGTTATGCCTTCAGCCCAATCGATCTGATTCCGGACGTGATCCCGGTTGTCGGCTTGCTGGATGATGCGGTCATCGTGCCGTCAGGCATCATGCTACTGCTACGTTTGTTGCCGCAACAGGTGCGACTCGCCAGCCAGCAAAAGGCGACGCAGCAATCCACCAACAGAAAAAAAATTACCCGCTGGACAGGGTTAATCCTGCTGATCTGGGCAGGCATTATGGTCTTTTTGATCGGGCATTACAGCGCATAA
- a CDS encoding YeiH family putative sulfate export transporter — protein sequence MSTLSLNLQAQPLRYTCGVALALLLAVMALRLGTLPAVVASGFGTLTLAMVMGIVVGNTVYPRLADSCAPGVQIAKQHLLRLGIMLYGFRLTFQQIADVGISGVAIDLATLSSTFFIACWLGRRVLKLDRDTVWLIGAGSSICGAAAILATEPVIKAEAQKVTVAIATVVIFGTVAIFLYPLLWHEFSTLFPAMTPEAWGVFTGSTMHEVAQVVAAGHAVGPQVENNAVITKMLRVMMLAPFLLLLNARAGKSPQRGKVQFPWFALIFIAVALFNSLHLLPQAWVSAIGELDNLLLATAMAALGLTTRLSQLRRTGFKPILLGLLLFIWLIAGGGAINLAAHYLLA from the coding sequence ATGAGTACATTATCACTTAACCTTCAAGCGCAACCGCTGCGCTATACCTGCGGCGTTGCGCTGGCTTTACTGTTGGCGGTTATGGCACTGCGACTCGGTACGCTGCCAGCGGTCGTCGCATCGGGTTTCGGCACGCTGACGCTGGCGATGGTTATGGGTATTGTGGTGGGCAACACGGTTTATCCGCGCCTTGCAGACTCGTGCGCGCCCGGCGTGCAGATAGCAAAACAACATCTGCTGCGGCTGGGCATTATGCTGTATGGTTTCCGGCTGACTTTCCAGCAAATTGCCGACGTAGGGATAAGTGGAGTGGCGATCGACCTTGCCACGCTCAGCTCAACCTTTTTTATCGCCTGCTGGCTGGGCCGGCGCGTTCTCAAGCTCGATCGCGATACTGTCTGGCTGATCGGCGCGGGCAGCAGCATTTGTGGCGCAGCGGCGATTCTGGCAACGGAACCGGTTATTAAGGCTGAAGCGCAAAAAGTTACCGTTGCTATCGCGACCGTCGTGATTTTCGGCACCGTGGCGATTTTCCTTTATCCCCTGCTCTGGCACGAATTCAGTACGTTGTTTCCGGCGATGACACCTGAAGCCTGGGGCGTTTTTACCGGTTCAACTATGCACGAAGTGGCGCAGGTTGTCGCCGCAGGGCATGCCGTTGGCCCGCAGGTGGAAAACAATGCGGTGATTACCAAAATGCTACGGGTCATGATGCTTGCGCCTTTCCTGCTGCTACTGAATGCCCGCGCCGGAAAAAGCCCTCAGCGCGGAAAAGTGCAGTTTCCCTGGTTTGCGCTGATTTTTATTGCTGTCGCATTGTTTAACTCTTTGCATCTGCTGCCGCAGGCGTGGGTTTCGGCGATCGGCGAGCTGGACAATCTTTTGCTGGCAACGGCGATGGCGGCGCTGGGATTGACGACGCGTCTCAGCCAGCTCAGGCGTACCGGCTTCAAACCGATATTGCTGGGCCTGCTGCTGTTTATCTGGCTGATTGCAGGCGGTGGTGCGATAAACCTGGCAGCTCACTATTTGCTGGCGTGA
- the nfo gene encoding deoxyribonuclease IV, translating into MKYIGAHVSAAGGVDQAVLRAHEIEATAFALFTKNQRQWRAAPLSKETISAFRHACEKYHYRSDQILPHDSFLINLGHPLEEALEKSRHAFIDELERCEQLGLSLLNFHPGSHLHQIDEEACLKRIAESVNIALDKTKGVTAVIENTAGQGSNLGFRFEHLAAIIDGVEDKSRVGVCIDTCHAFAGGYDLRTEEDCVKTFADFDRIVGFQYLKGMHLNDAKSAFASRVDRHHSLGEGNIGKTVFSWLMKDSRFDGIPLILETINPDIWKDEIAWLKSEQQ; encoded by the coding sequence ATGAAATATATCGGCGCCCACGTTAGCGCAGCCGGCGGCGTGGATCAGGCGGTCCTTCGCGCCCATGAGATTGAAGCCACGGCCTTTGCGCTCTTTACCAAGAATCAGCGCCAGTGGCGTGCTGCCCCGCTCAGTAAAGAAACCATTTCCGCCTTTCGTCATGCCTGTGAGAAATACCATTACCGCAGCGATCAGATTTTACCGCACGACAGCTTTCTGATTAATCTGGGTCATCCGCTGGAAGAGGCGCTGGAAAAATCACGTCACGCGTTTATTGATGAGCTGGAGCGCTGCGAACAGCTCGGCCTGTCGCTGCTGAATTTTCATCCGGGAAGCCATCTGCATCAAATCGATGAAGAAGCCTGCCTGAAACGCATTGCCGAGTCGGTGAATATCGCGCTGGACAAAACCAAAGGCGTGACTGCCGTCATTGAAAATACGGCCGGTCAGGGTAGCAATCTCGGTTTTCGCTTCGAACATCTGGCGGCCATTATTGACGGCGTGGAAGATAAATCGCGCGTGGGCGTCTGCATTGATACCTGCCACGCTTTCGCGGGCGGCTACGATTTGCGCACGGAAGAAGACTGTGTGAAAACCTTTGCCGACTTCGATCGCATCGTCGGTTTCCAGTATCTGAAAGGGATGCACCTGAACGATGCTAAAAGCGCTTTTGCCAGCCGTGTTGACCGCCATCACAGCCTTGGCGAAGGCAACATCGGTAAAACGGTGTTTAGCTGGTTAATGAAAGACAGCCGCTTTGACGGTATTCCGTTGATTCTGGAAACCATTAATCCGGATATCTGGAAAGATGAAATCGCCTGGCTGAAGTCGGAACAGCAGTAA